GCCAGGCCCAATCGCTGGCGCAGGTGCTGCGGGAAAACGGCTACGCCACGGCGGCTTTCGTGAGCGCCTTCGTGCTCAATCCCGAAACCGGCATCGAGCGGGGCTTTCAACACTTCGACAACGACTTCAGCACCAACCTGGAGGCCGGTCCCGAGCCCTTGGAGCGCAGGGCGGCCTTCGCGGTGGGGGCCGCCATGGGCTGGCTGCGTACGGCTCCGCGTCCGTTCTTTCTCTGGCTTCACCTCTTCGATCCTCACGAAGACCACGACCTGGAAGCCTCTTTGACCGGCCGGCGCACGGGACGCCCTTACCCCGAGGAGGTGGAATACGCCGACCGTCACATCGGACGCCTGCTCGATTTGCTGGACGAGAAGGGGCTCTACCGGGACAGCCTCATCATCTACACCTCCGATCATGGCGAATCGCGGGGCGAGCACGGCGAACTGACCCACGGTTTTTTCATCTACCAGTCCACCCAGCACATCCCCCTGATCGTCAAGCTGCCCCAGAGTGGAGGGGAGGTGGCATCTGCGGGGCGGCGCGTCTCCGGGCTGGCGCGGCTGCTGGACGTGGCGCCCACCGTCCTGCGCCAAGCAGGCTTGCGTCCGCCGCGGGAATGGCAGGGAACCGACCTCTTGTCGCGGCGCAGGGTGGAAGAAGCTTACGCCGAAACCCTCTACCCCTATCAGAACTTCGGTTGGAGCGCGCTGGCCTCCCTGCGCTGGAAGCATTACAAGTACATCCGTGCTCCCCGTCCTGAACTCTACGACTTGCAGGAAGACCCGGGCGAGCGGCGTAACCTGGCGGAGCAGCGCTCCACCCTGGCCAACTCGCTGTCGCAGAAGCTCGACGAGTATGTGGGCCGCTTTGAAATGGCGCCTTCTCAGCCGGCAGAGATCGATCCGCAAGTTGAAGAGAGGCTGCGTGCACTGGGCTACGGCTCCTTAGCCAAGCCCCGTCCCTCGCAGGGACTCTTCGCCGGCGCCGACCCCAAGGACCGTCTCGACCTTTATTTGGCGGTCAGCGGCAAGGACTCCTCCTTGGGGCTGACCTCGCAAGAGGCTGTCGAAAAGCTGCAGGGATTCCTGGAGCAGGAACCGCAAAGCGCCCATCTGTGGAAGCTGCTGGGACGCAACCTCTATCGCCTGGAGCGTTTCGACGAAGCTCAGGCCGCCTTCGCCCGCGGACTCGAACTCGACTCCCGTTCCCCCGAGTTGAGGCTTTACCTGGCTCTCTCCCAGTTCCAGGCCGGTCACGGCGGGGAAGCCGAAGCCAACTTACGCCGCATCATCGGGGAGGGCTCGGCCGACTACCGGGGCCTGGTCACGCTGGGGATCCTCTTGCAGCAAAAGGGAGAAATCGAGGAGTCGATTTCAATGCTGCGCCGCGCCATGCACATCAATCCCGGAGCCCTCGATGCGCGGCAGGCGTTAATCGAGTCCTTGAAACGGGCCGGGCGCAATGAAGAGGCCGAGCGCCTGCAGTCCTCCCTCCCCCAGCCGCCGGGACGTTAGGACGCCCAACCCACAGTGGTGAAGATCACGAACCAGAGGGTGAAGGCGATCTCGCTGTAGCCGATGACCTGGAGGTTGAGGCGGGCGGACGGTTCGCGCAGGTACCAGAAAGCCCGCGACACGATGGGCAAGTAGGCCAAGGCGATGAGGCGGCCGATAAGCCCTCCGGTCCACAGGGCGCCAACCACCACCACCAGCCCAGCGTGATAGAGGATGTTGTGGAGGGTGCGGCGGCGCGGGTCCTCCTTCTTGACGAAGCGGCTGACCCGCATCTTGACGTAGAAGATGGAGCTGGCGAAGTAGAGGAAACAGAGGCTCCAGATGAGAGCGGCGGACTCGTCCAGGCGGCTCTGCGCGACCACCTGGGCAGCGGGAGCGGTGGCCGTGAGTCCCACGATGCCGATGACCTCTCCCGCCACCTGACGCTCTTTCTTGCCCCGCACTTGCAGCAAATGGAGGCCGAAAAACAGTGCCGCCAGTCCGCCGATCAGGCACAGTTCCCAGAGCCCGTAGCGGGTCAGCAGCGCCAGTCCGCAGGCCAGTCCCACTGCAAGATAGATGAGAAGCCAAAGACGCCACCAGGCCGCATGGCCCGCGCCGGGCGTCCCCTTGCGGACCCGCAGCAGCCGCGAGAGCGGTTGGTGAGCCAGGAAGAATCCGCTGGCGGCCGACAGGAAGAGCACTTCCTTGAGTCCCAGGCTGCAAGCCGCCAAAAGGGGGATGAGAGCGCTGCCGTAAAACACTGCCCAAGCCCCATGTTCCCTGGGGATGGGAATTCGCCTTCGTGAAATGCGGGCCCTGCTCGCCTGTACCACTCTCTCGCTCCCTGCCTCATGTATCCGGACTGCTGATGAACTCGAGTCGATGCAGGAAAATAATACATTCTTCGCCGCCTCCAGCGCGCATCCGTTCTCGGTCGGCCGATGGGCTTGCCCCCTTGCGGGAGACTCGTTAGGATGACCTTCTCCAACATGCTTTGATCTCGACACGGCAATCAGCAGAGGGGGCAGGACATGCGAGCGACACGAATCGGATTGGTCGCCCTTACTGCGATGGTTTCCATCTCAACGGCCGGGGCTTGGGCGGTCCAGGATCCTGCCATGGAAGATGCTCTAAGCGAGGCTCTCAAGGCCGCCGGAGCACCCTATACTCCC
This portion of the Acidobacteriota bacterium genome encodes:
- a CDS encoding YwiC-like family protein, whose translation is MSRSKHVGEGHPNESPARGQAHRPTENGCALEAAKNVLFSCIDSSSSAVRIHEAGSERVVQASRARISRRRIPIPREHGAWAVFYGSALIPLLAACSLGLKEVLFLSAASGFFLAHQPLSRLLRVRKGTPGAGHAAWWRLWLLIYLAVGLACGLALLTRYGLWELCLIGGLAALFFGLHLLQVRGKKERQVAGEVIGIVGLTATAPAAQVVAQSRLDESAALIWSLCFLYFASSIFYVKMRVSRFVKKEDPRRRTLHNILYHAGLVVVVGALWTGGLIGRLIALAYLPIVSRAFWYLREPSARLNLQVIGYSEIAFTLWFVIFTTVGWAS
- a CDS encoding sulfatase-like hydrolase/transferase; the encoded protein is MRAKILLAALAVLAWMLTVAWRQPEGEKAAARPDIVLITVDTLRADHLSPYGSQLKTPAADRLARDGMVFEQALSPAPLTLPSHLTLMLSQEPFVHGVRNNRGWDLNSQAQSLAQVLRENGYATAAFVSAFVLNPETGIERGFQHFDNDFSTNLEAGPEPLERRAAFAVGAAMGWLRTAPRPFFLWLHLFDPHEDHDLEASLTGRRTGRPYPEEVEYADRHIGRLLDLLDEKGLYRDSLIIYTSDHGESRGEHGELTHGFFIYQSTQHIPLIVKLPQSGGEVASAGRRVSGLARLLDVAPTVLRQAGLRPPREWQGTDLLSRRRVEEAYAETLYPYQNFGWSALASLRWKHYKYIRAPRPELYDLQEDPGERRNLAEQRSTLANSLSQKLDEYVGRFEMAPSQPAEIDPQVEERLRALGYGSLAKPRPSQGLFAGADPKDRLDLYLAVSGKDSSLGLTSQEAVEKLQGFLEQEPQSAHLWKLLGRNLYRLERFDEAQAAFARGLELDSRSPELRLYLALSQFQAGHGGEAEANLRRIIGEGSADYRGLVTLGILLQQKGEIEESISMLRRAMHINPGALDARQALIESLKRAGRNEEAERLQSSLPQPPGR